Proteins co-encoded in one Gossypium arboreum isolate Shixiya-1 chromosome 11, ASM2569848v2, whole genome shotgun sequence genomic window:
- the LOC108474264 gene encoding uncharacterized protein LOC108474264 isoform X2: MAAEEALDLSTLQSQLSETHEIWNQKMEKHQCQVDFLQDKIMEVKACLQGSEEESKEVDVLWRRVKTTATLLAYLKSKARVMAVPDLAHKSCGIKLLEGVGLVDKEGTPLSGWSRSADLASFDCVDEETWTGISGQQDSLDEQDGAYIGELIKSVQMVTNVMEVLVKRVIMAESETAMEKEKVTLGQEEIKRKAFQIENMSMKLEEMESFALGTNNILNEMRQRVEDLVEETSRQRQRAAENEQELSRVKQDFESLKSYVSSLISVRETLLSSEKQFQTIERLFERLVAKTTQLEGEKKQKEDEVQKLMKENVRLTALLDKKEAQLLAMNEQCKVMALSCSNM; encoded by the exons ATGGCAGCCGAGGAGGCTCTTGACTTGTCAACTTTGCAGTCTCAGCTAAGTGAAACTCATGAAATTTGGAACCAGAAGATGGAAAAACACCAATGCCAGGTAGATTTTTTACAAGACAAAATTATGGAGGTAAAGGCTTGCTTACAGGGGTCGGAGGAGGAATCAAAGGAGGTAGATGTTCTTTGGCGTAGGGTAAAAACTACTGCAACTTTGTTGGCTTACTTGAAATCAAAAGCAAGAGTGATGGCTGTTCCTGATTTAGCCCATAAGTCATGTGGCATCAAACTATTAGAAGGGGTAGGGCTTGTGGATAAGGAAGGTACACCGTTGTCTGGATGGTCAAGGAGTGCTGATCTCGCTTCATTTGACTGTGTAGATGAAGAAACTTGGACTGGAATTAGTGGACAACAAGATTCTCTGGATGAACAAGATGGAGCCTATATTGGTGAATTAATCAAATCTGTGCAAATGGTCACTAATGTTATGGAAGTTCTAGTTAAGAGGGTCATCATGGCTGAATCTGAAACTGCTATGGAGAAAGAAAAGGTAACTTTGGGCCAGGAAGAAATCAAAAGAAAAGCATTCCAAATTGAGAATATGTCTATGAAGTTAGAAGAGATGGAAAGTTTTGCTCTGGGAACAAATAACATTCTTAATGAAATGAGGCAGAGGGTTGAGGACTTGGTTGAAGAAACTTCTAGACAGCGGCAACGAGCTGCTGAAAATGAACAGGAGCTTTCTCGTGTGAAGCAGGATTTTGAGTCTCTGAAATCTTATGTTAGCAGTCTCATTAGTGTAAGAGAAACTCTTCTTTCATCGGAGAAGCAATTTCAAACTATTGAGAGGCTCTTTGAAAG GCTAGTTGCTAAGACAACACAGCTAGAGGGTGAAAAAAAGCAGAAAGAGGATGAAGTTCAAAAGCTTATGAAAGAGAATGTAAGGTTGACAGCACTTCTTGACAAGAAAGAAGCGCAGCTTTTGGCCATGAATGAACAATGCAAAGTAATGGCACTAAGTTGTTCAAACATGTGA
- the LOC108474264 gene encoding uncharacterized protein LOC108474264 isoform X1 has protein sequence MGKDMAAEEALDLSTLQSQLSETHEIWNQKMEKHQCQVDFLQDKIMEVKACLQGSEEESKEVDVLWRRVKTTATLLAYLKSKARVMAVPDLAHKSCGIKLLEGVGLVDKEGTPLSGWSRSADLASFDCVDEETWTGISGQQDSLDEQDGAYIGELIKSVQMVTNVMEVLVKRVIMAESETAMEKEKVTLGQEEIKRKAFQIENMSMKLEEMESFALGTNNILNEMRQRVEDLVEETSRQRQRAAENEQELSRVKQDFESLKSYVSSLISVRETLLSSEKQFQTIERLFERLVAKTTQLEGEKKQKEDEVQKLMKENVRLTALLDKKEAQLLAMNEQCKVMALSCSNM, from the exons ATGG GGAAGGACATGGCAGCCGAGGAGGCTCTTGACTTGTCAACTTTGCAGTCTCAGCTAAGTGAAACTCATGAAATTTGGAACCAGAAGATGGAAAAACACCAATGCCAGGTAGATTTTTTACAAGACAAAATTATGGAGGTAAAGGCTTGCTTACAGGGGTCGGAGGAGGAATCAAAGGAGGTAGATGTTCTTTGGCGTAGGGTAAAAACTACTGCAACTTTGTTGGCTTACTTGAAATCAAAAGCAAGAGTGATGGCTGTTCCTGATTTAGCCCATAAGTCATGTGGCATCAAACTATTAGAAGGGGTAGGGCTTGTGGATAAGGAAGGTACACCGTTGTCTGGATGGTCAAGGAGTGCTGATCTCGCTTCATTTGACTGTGTAGATGAAGAAACTTGGACTGGAATTAGTGGACAACAAGATTCTCTGGATGAACAAGATGGAGCCTATATTGGTGAATTAATCAAATCTGTGCAAATGGTCACTAATGTTATGGAAGTTCTAGTTAAGAGGGTCATCATGGCTGAATCTGAAACTGCTATGGAGAAAGAAAAGGTAACTTTGGGCCAGGAAGAAATCAAAAGAAAAGCATTCCAAATTGAGAATATGTCTATGAAGTTAGAAGAGATGGAAAGTTTTGCTCTGGGAACAAATAACATTCTTAATGAAATGAGGCAGAGGGTTGAGGACTTGGTTGAAGAAACTTCTAGACAGCGGCAACGAGCTGCTGAAAATGAACAGGAGCTTTCTCGTGTGAAGCAGGATTTTGAGTCTCTGAAATCTTATGTTAGCAGTCTCATTAGTGTAAGAGAAACTCTTCTTTCATCGGAGAAGCAATTTCAAACTATTGAGAGGCTCTTTGAAAG GCTAGTTGCTAAGACAACACAGCTAGAGGGTGAAAAAAAGCAGAAAGAGGATGAAGTTCAAAAGCTTATGAAAGAGAATGTAAGGTTGACAGCACTTCTTGACAAGAAAGAAGCGCAGCTTTTGGCCATGAATGAACAATGCAAAGTAATGGCACTAAGTTGTTCAAACATGTGA
- the LOC108473120 gene encoding protein SMALL AUXIN UP-REGULATED RNA 12-like, translating into MAIKKSNKLTQTAAIKQILKRCSSFGKKQGYDHEGGHPDDVPKGHFVVYVGEHRSRYVVPISWLTHPEFQSLLQRAEEEFGFNHDMGLTIPCEEVVFRSLTAMIR; encoded by the coding sequence ATGGCTATCAAGAAATCAAACAAATTAACTCAAACGGCGGCTATCAAGCAGATTCTTAAAAGGTGCTCAAGTTTTGGCAAGAAACAAGGTTATGATCATGAAGGAGGACATCCCGATGATGTACCTAAAGGACATTTTGTTGTCTATGTTGGTGAACATAGAAGCAGATATGTAGTTCCAATATCATGGTTGACTCACCCTGAGTTCCAGAGCTTGCTTCAAAGAGCTGAAGAGGAGTTTGGGTTTAACCACGACATGGGACTCACAATTCCTTGTGAGGAAGTCGTTTTTCGCTCTCTAACAGCCATGATCAGATGA